GACCTTGAGCGCTTCGGCGGCCGGCGGGGACAGCTGGCTCGACCGGCGCAGCAACCCGCGTAGACGTGCGACCAGTTCCTCGAGGCTGAACGGCTTGGTCATGTAGTCGTCGGCGCCCGCGGTGAGGCCGGTAACCCGGTCCATGACCGAATCGCGCGCGGTCAAGAACAGCGTGGGGGTGTAGACGTCGGATTCGCGGATCCGCTGCAGAATGCGCAGGCCATCCATGTCCGGAAGCATGATGTCGAGGACGAGCACATCCGGCGTCACCCGGTCGAACTTGGCCAGTGCTTCACGTCCGTTGTGGGCGATCTCCACCACCCAGCCCTCGTAGTGCAGGGCCATCTTGACGAGGTTGGTGAGTGCCGGCTCGTCGTCCACCAGCAAAACCCGGATCGGTGAACCGTCAGCACGATAGATCCTCGGCAGCTGTCCAAGGATGGCTTGACGCGGGCGCTGGCTACCCGTGTACCCGGACGTTACGGCGGTCATGTCCTTGAATTCTCGCAAAGCGCATAAGCGCTTGTCACGGAGTTCATAGACTTCTCAAATCTTACGAAGTCCCGAATCGAGTGCGGCGCGGACGTCGCGTCAGACGACGCTGTGCCCCAACGAATTTCGTTGACGCGATCACACGGGCCGTCTAACCCGGTGGCAAAGCACACGGAGCGGGGCGCTGGGGTCAGTCCTTCGAAGAGGGTGCCGCACATGCACCGGGGCCGCACACCGATTGGTGTGCGGCCCCGGGTGAAGCGAAGGGTGTCAGGCCCAGCTGGACCCGACGGCGCTGTCGGTGCTGGCCATGTTGTTGCCCGCGGTCTGCACCTTCTGCCCGTGCTGGTTGGCCTGCTCGTAGATCACCTGGAAGTTGCGACCCAACTGGGTGATGAACTCCTGGCACGCCACCGAACCGGCGCCACCCCAGAAGTCACCGGCCGCCAGCACATCGCGAACGATGGCCTGGTGCTCGGCCTCCAACGAAGCGGCCTGCGCGCGGATCAACGCACCGTGCGCGTCCACGTCTCCGAACTGGTAATTGATCGACATTGTCTATCCTCCTGAATGAAAAGTTTTGGGATCCAGTGGTTTTCGCGGCTAGTGGCCGAGGGCCTGCTGCGAGGCCTGCTCTTGCGTCTCGTAGTTGTTAGCGTCGCGGATCAGTCCGTCACGCACACCGTGGAGCATGTTGACAATGTTGTTGAACGCCTGGTTCATCTGACCCATCGTGTCGTACGACGTGGCCTGGGCCTGACCGCTCCAGCCCGCACCGGCGATGTTCATCGACGACGCCCACATCTTGCGCGCCTCATCCGACACCGTCTGCGCGTGC
The Mycobacterium sp. 050128 genome window above contains:
- a CDS encoding response regulator transcription factor, which produces MTAVTSGYTGSQRPRQAILGQLPRIYRADGSPIRVLLVDDEPALTNLVKMALHYEGWVVEIAHNGREALAKFDRVTPDVLVLDIMLPDMDGLRILQRIRESDVYTPTLFLTARDSVMDRVTGLTAGADDYMTKPFSLEELVARLRGLLRRSSQLSPPAAEALKVGDLRLDTASREVTRDGTPISLSSTEFELLRFLMRNPRRALSRTEILDRVWNYDFAGRTSIVDLYISYLRKKIDSGREPMIHTVRGVGYMLRPLE
- a CDS encoding WXG100 family type VII secretion target, encoding MSINYQFGDVDAHGALIRAQAASLEAEHQAIVRDVLAAGDFWGGAGSVACQEFITQLGRNFQVIYEQANQHGQKVQTAGNNMASTDSAVGSSWA
- a CDS encoding WXG100 family type VII secretion target, yielding MATRFMTDPHAMRAMAGRFEMHAQTVSDEARKMWASSMNIAGAGWSGQAQATSYDTMGQMNQAFNNIVNMLHGVRDGLIRDANNYETQEQASQQALGH